In Gallus gallus isolate bGalGal1 chromosome Z, bGalGal1.mat.broiler.GRCg7b, whole genome shotgun sequence, one DNA window encodes the following:
- the LOC112530730 gene encoding intron Large complex component GCFC2-like has protein sequence MSSDEELALTEVTEFQKSKDNVLEESKTIFEDVHADVCDIRKILLKFQEWKEKFPGSYCDAYIAFCLPKLLNALVRVQLINWSPLEQNSTDLKEMPWFRAVEGFSDAKKSSESKRDDDPDEEVLPRVTERTILPKITAFAKNVWDPLSTSQTENLTQLCDNVFENQVLSRRECSQAKQDLINTVVLRMKQSVEEDVFIPLYPKSTVEDKSSPCSKFQGRRFWSAVELLSKVLLWDGTVQEDTVRGVGLSKLLNRYLLLNLFNTPPGPENIEKCKEVVACFPERWFQNLGSGSTL, from the exons atgtcgagtgatgaagaactggctctgacagaggtgactgaattccagaagagcaaag ATAACGTTCTAGAAGAGAGTAAGACAATCTTTGAAGATGTCCATGCAGATGtttgtgacatcagaaaaatcctgttgaaattccaggagtggaaagagaagtttcccgGCTCTTACTGCGATGCTTATATCGCTTTTTGCCTGCCTAAGCTTTTAAATGCATTAGTCAGAGTTCAGTTAATAAATTGGAGTCCCCTTGAG cagaattctacagacctgaaagagatgccctggttcagagctgtagaaggattcagcgatgccaaaaagtcgtctgaatcaaaaagagatgatgatcctgatgaagaagttttgcctagagtgacTGAAAgaactatcctgccaaaaattacag catttgccaagaatgtgtgggatcctttatcgacttcacagactgagaaccttacacagctttgtgataacgtgtttgaaaaccaagtcctgtccagaagggaatgcagccaggcaaaacag gatttgattaacacagttgtcctgaggatgaagcagtctgtagaggaggatgtctttatccccctgtatccgaaaag cactgtggaagacaaatcatcgccatgttcaaaattccaaggcagacggttttggtcagctgttgag ctgctctccaaggttctcctttgggatgggactgtacaggaagacacagtccgtggtgtgggactgagcaagctgctgaatcgttaccttcttctgaacctcttcaacacaccaccagggccagaaaacatagagaagtgtaaagag gtggttgcatgcttcccagaaagatggttccaaaatcttggaagtgggtcaactctc